A single Panthera tigris isolate Pti1 chromosome A3, P.tigris_Pti1_mat1.1, whole genome shotgun sequence DNA region contains:
- the TMEM17 gene encoding transmembrane protein 17 isoform X2 has translation MVSSLALQMSLYFNTYFFPLWWVSSIMMLQMKYSVLPDYYKFIVVTVIIIITLIEAIRLYLGYMGNLQEKVPELAGFWLLSLLLQLPLILFLLFNEGLTNLPLEKAIHIIFTLFLTFQVVSAFVTLRKMVNQLATRFHLQDFDRLSAYRGGTRRMRSCIEEI, from the exons ATGGTTTCCAGTTTGGCATTGCAGATGTCACTTTATTTTAACACTTACTTTTTCCCACTTTGGTGGGTAAGCAGCATTATGATGCTTCAGATGAAG tattCAGTCTTGCCTGATTACTACAAATTCATTGTGGTCACTGTTATCATCATAATAACCTTAATTGAAGCTATCAGGTTGTATCTGGGCTACATGGGGAACCTACAGGAAAAG GTTCCTGAATTGGCTGGCTTTTGGCTTTTGAGTCTTCTGTTGCAACTGCCTTTAATTCTATTCTTGCTCTTTAATGAAGGCCTAACGAATCTGCCATTGGAAAAAGCAATACACATCATCTTCACTTTGTTCCTTACTTTCCAAGTTGTTTCAGCCTTTGTTACCCTGAGGAAAATGGTAAATCAGTTGGCAACTCGTTTCCACCTCCAAGACTTTGACCGGCTCTCTGCATACAGAGGAGGCACGAGAAGAATGAGATCCTGTATAGAAGAGATTTGA
- the TMEM17 gene encoding transmembrane protein 17 isoform X1: MELPDPVRQRLGNFSRTVFSDSNRTGPEYSDGPDNEMVSSLALQMSLYFNTYFFPLWWVSSIMMLQMKYSVLPDYYKFIVVTVIIIITLIEAIRLYLGYMGNLQEKVPELAGFWLLSLLLQLPLILFLLFNEGLTNLPLEKAIHIIFTLFLTFQVVSAFVTLRKMVNQLATRFHLQDFDRLSAYRGGTRRMRSCIEEI, encoded by the exons ATGGAGCTGCCGGATCCGGTCCGCCAGCGGCTGGGAAACTTCAGCCGGACCGTGTTCAGCGACTCCAACCGGACCGGGCCGGAGTACAGCGACGGTCCTG ATAATGAAATGGTTTCCAGTTTGGCATTGCAGATGTCACTTTATTTTAACACTTACTTTTTCCCACTTTGGTGGGTAAGCAGCATTATGATGCTTCAGATGAAG tattCAGTCTTGCCTGATTACTACAAATTCATTGTGGTCACTGTTATCATCATAATAACCTTAATTGAAGCTATCAGGTTGTATCTGGGCTACATGGGGAACCTACAGGAAAAG GTTCCTGAATTGGCTGGCTTTTGGCTTTTGAGTCTTCTGTTGCAACTGCCTTTAATTCTATTCTTGCTCTTTAATGAAGGCCTAACGAATCTGCCATTGGAAAAAGCAATACACATCATCTTCACTTTGTTCCTTACTTTCCAAGTTGTTTCAGCCTTTGTTACCCTGAGGAAAATGGTAAATCAGTTGGCAACTCGTTTCCACCTCCAAGACTTTGACCGGCTCTCTGCATACAGAGGAGGCACGAGAAGAATGAGATCCTGTATAGAAGAGATTTGA